In a genomic window of Asticcacaulis sp.:
- a CDS encoding DsbA family protein: MTEPKVPPQISANPWKDLFSQANITTALAVFAVVLAGAPYVVPQIQSFVVEKGMLNRPAMLQTAITKLNAQNDADKAKAMAAAVKSKHESLFNDKSDPVLGNPNAKIKIVEFLDYNCGYCRAATPVLKDFLAKNPDVAIIVKEYPVINQNSRPLAAFALGAAKAGQYEAVHYALMTEQVSSETEMTALLGRLGLDPAAVRASAASAEVKAHIDKVMQLGADLGITGTPTFIIGDTAIDGAKLDELEKAVVAARSGK, from the coding sequence GTGACTGAACCCAAAGTGCCGCCCCAAATATCCGCAAATCCATGGAAAGACCTGTTCTCCCAGGCTAATATCACAACCGCCCTGGCTGTTTTTGCCGTGGTCCTGGCCGGCGCGCCCTATGTGGTGCCGCAGATCCAGAGCTTCGTCGTTGAAAAGGGAATGCTGAACCGGCCGGCCATGCTGCAAACGGCCATTACAAAGCTGAATGCGCAAAACGATGCCGACAAGGCGAAGGCCATGGCCGCGGCGGTCAAGAGCAAGCATGAGTCTCTGTTCAACGATAAGAGCGACCCGGTTCTCGGCAACCCGAACGCTAAAATTAAAATCGTCGAATTCCTGGATTACAACTGCGGCTACTGCCGCGCCGCCACGCCGGTCCTGAAGGACTTCCTGGCGAAAAATCCGGACGTTGCCATCATCGTCAAGGAATACCCGGTCATCAACCAGAACTCGCGCCCTCTCGCCGCCTTCGCGCTCGGCGCGGCGAAGGCCGGACAGTATGAAGCGGTTCACTATGCCCTGATGACCGAACAGGTCAGCAGCGAGACTGAAATGACCGCGCTCCTGGGCCGGCTGGGACTTGATCCGGCCGCCGTCAGGGCCAGCGCCGCATCGGCCGAGGTCAAGGCCCATATCGACAAGGTCATGCAACTGGGCGCCGATCTCGGCATCACAGGCACCCCGACCTTCATCATCGGAGATACCGCCATCGATGGTGCAAAACTCGACGAACTCGAAAAGGCGGTTGTCGCCGCTCGCAGCGGCAAATAA
- the accB gene encoding acetyl-CoA carboxylase biotin carboxyl carrier protein, which yields MTTPKAPAADPIDPKLIRKLADILKETELTEIEVEQGELKICVARQLTAAASVSYVPQAAAPVAAPATAPVAAPAADPAPAAAPAVAKDAIKSPMVGTVYMAPQPGAAAFIKVGDKVKQGQTLLIIEAMKTMNPIPSPREGVVAQILVSDSQPVEFGEPLVVFE from the coding sequence ATGACGACTCCCAAAGCTCCCGCAGCCGATCCGATCGATCCCAAGCTGATCCGCAAGCTCGCCGACATCCTGAAGGAAACCGAGCTGACCGAGATCGAGGTCGAACAGGGCGAACTGAAGATCTGCGTGGCGCGCCAACTGACCGCTGCCGCCAGCGTTTCCTATGTGCCGCAGGCCGCCGCCCCCGTCGCCGCGCCTGCCACCGCTCCGGTTGCCGCCCCGGCGGCTGATCCTGCGCCCGCGGCGGCCCCCGCCGTCGCCAAGGACGCCATCAAGTCGCCCATGGTCGGCACCGTCTACATGGCGCCCCAGCCGGGCGCTGCCGCCTTCATCAAGGTAGGTGACAAGGTCAAGCAGGGCCAGACCCTGCTGATCATCGAAGCCATGAAGACCATGAACCCCATCCCCAGCCCGCGTGAAGGCGTGGTGGCGCAGATCTTGGTCAGCGATTCCCAGCCGGTTGAATTTGGCGAACCGCTCGTCGTCTTCGAGTAA
- the thiS gene encoding sulfur carrier protein ThiS, which translates to MKILLNGEEREVTASNLTALIEDLGLDGRKVAVERNFEIVPRSTYLATPLNDGDRLEIVHFVGGGN; encoded by the coding sequence GTGAAAATTCTGTTGAACGGCGAAGAAAGGGAGGTTACGGCCTCCAATCTGACGGCGCTTATCGAAGATCTCGGACTGGATGGCCGCAAGGTGGCCGTGGAGAGGAATTTCGAAATCGTGCCGCGCTCGACCTATCTGGCCACGCCGCTCAATGACGGCGACCGGCTGGAAATTGTACACTTTGTTGGAGGCGGCAACTGA
- a CDS encoding Rne/Rng family ribonuclease, giving the protein MSKTMLIDSTHTEETRVVVMNGSRVEEFDFESHARKQLRGNIYLAKVTRVEPSLQAAFVEYGGNRHGFLAFNEIHPDYYQIPVADREKLMAELAAQAAANNGNGNGHAEDEDEAEEDDHSHDDDLPDEERRLRQHLIRRYKIQEVIKRRQILLVQVVKEERGNKGAALTTYMSLAGRYCVLMPNTARGGGISRKITNTSDRKRLKTLVQSLDVPHGMGLIVRTAGAKRTKLEIKRDYDYLLRVWETIRETTLKSNAPALIYEEEDLVKRAIRDLFDKDFDGVLVEGEDGYRSAKDFMRMIMPSQAKKIQLYKANTPLFARYGVEDLISKIYSPVVPLKSGGYLVINQTEALVAIDVNSGKSTKERNIEATALKTNLEAAEESARQMRLRDLAGLVVIDFIDMDEPKNNRAVEKKLKDALAEDRARIQMGKISGFGLMEISRQRRRTGFLEGTTIICPHCEGQGRIRSVDSAALSAMRTIDMEAMQNGAGAITVKVPMDVALYILNEKQVHLSKLRLEWGLKVNIEIDTDLGHTEVQIVRTVHADEVDFVPPVRPEPIAFDTTPDVAEEEDEDEETIEAEDGDDEDGETRAERPEREEREGGRNGKRRRRRRGGRDRFESEERSAQAETAQGEEDGEDEDDSGTDDGRRGRRRRGRRGGRRAGFDSRPRETYSWVRARTPSLEAPYVWIDPFEEQQKRFEQPARSADASRDALKEAASPQAAIAEAVTSALGAETTQPTSLVPENTGAPSGRRPRPRRSRKGAPEAVTMIVDEAAAANDTAPMPLTHDVDVDPEAAFAASAPPMVAVEDTPPARKTRSRKKTAEAETVEAVPAETATKPVKARTSRARAEKKVLKPAIAEPVITETVAVAPPEPEAVPEVVAAIDPNEISAPPEKPKRGWWRR; this is encoded by the coding sequence ATGTCAAAGACCATGTTGATCGACTCGACGCACACGGAAGAAACCCGTGTCGTCGTGATGAACGGAAGCCGCGTCGAAGAGTTTGATTTCGAAAGCCACGCCAGAAAACAACTCCGCGGCAATATCTACCTTGCCAAGGTCACACGCGTAGAGCCCAGCCTTCAGGCGGCGTTCGTCGAATATGGCGGCAATCGCCACGGCTTCCTGGCGTTCAACGAAATCCACCCGGACTATTACCAGATCCCGGTCGCTGACCGTGAAAAGCTGATGGCGGAACTGGCGGCGCAGGCTGCCGCCAATAACGGCAATGGAAATGGTCATGCCGAGGATGAAGACGAAGCCGAGGAAGACGATCACAGTCACGATGACGACCTGCCGGATGAAGAGCGCCGTCTGCGCCAGCATCTGATCCGCCGTTACAAGATCCAGGAAGTCATCAAGCGCCGCCAGATCCTGCTCGTCCAGGTCGTCAAGGAAGAGCGCGGCAACAAGGGTGCGGCGCTCACCACCTATATGTCGCTGGCCGGCCGCTATTGCGTGCTGATGCCGAACACGGCGCGCGGCGGTGGTATTTCGCGCAAGATCACCAATACTTCGGATCGCAAGCGCCTGAAAACCCTTGTGCAGAGCCTGGACGTGCCGCACGGCATGGGCCTGATCGTCCGCACGGCCGGCGCCAAGCGCACCAAGCTGGAGATCAAGCGCGACTATGATTATCTGCTGCGCGTCTGGGAAACCATCCGCGAAACGACGCTGAAATCCAACGCGCCGGCGCTGATCTATGAAGAGGAAGACCTGGTCAAGCGCGCCATTCGTGATCTGTTCGACAAGGATTTCGACGGCGTACTGGTCGAGGGCGAGGACGGCTACCGTTCCGCCAAGGACTTCATGCGCATGATCATGCCGTCCCAGGCCAAGAAGATACAGCTTTACAAGGCCAATACACCTCTCTTCGCCCGCTATGGCGTCGAGGACCTGATCTCGAAAATCTATTCACCGGTCGTACCGCTGAAATCGGGCGGTTACCTGGTCATCAACCAGACCGAAGCCCTGGTCGCCATCGACGTTAACTCCGGCAAGTCGACCAAGGAACGCAATATCGAGGCGACCGCCCTCAAGACCAACCTGGAAGCGGCCGAAGAGTCCGCCCGCCAGATGCGTCTGCGCGACCTCGCCGGTCTGGTGGTCATCGACTTCATCGACATGGATGAGCCGAAGAACAACCGCGCCGTCGAAAAGAAACTGAAGGATGCGCTGGCCGAGGATCGCGCCCGCATCCAGATGGGCAAGATTTCCGGCTTCGGCCTGATGGAAATCAGCCGCCAGCGCCGCCGGACCGGCTTCCTCGAAGGCACCACCATTATCTGTCCGCACTGCGAAGGCCAGGGCCGCATCCGTTCGGTCGATTCCGCTGCCCTTTCGGCCATGCGCACCATCGACATGGAAGCTATGCAGAATGGCGCCGGCGCCATCACCGTCAAGGTGCCGATGGATGTCGCGCTCTACATCCTCAATGAAAAGCAGGTTCATCTGTCGAAGCTGCGCCTCGAATGGGGCCTGAAGGTCAATATCGAGATCGACACCGACCTGGGTCACACCGAGGTTCAGATCGTTCGCACGGTCCACGCCGATGAGGTTGATTTCGTTCCGCCCGTCCGGCCGGAGCCCATTGCCTTCGACACCACGCCCGACGTGGCCGAGGAAGAGGATGAGGACGAAGAGACGATCGAAGCCGAAGATGGCGACGATGAGGACGGTGAAACGCGCGCTGAGCGTCCGGAACGCGAAGAGCGTGAAGGCGGCCGTAACGGCAAGCGCCGCCGCCGCCGCCGCGGTGGTCGTGACCGGTTTGAGAGTGAAGAGCGTTCTGCCCAGGCGGAAACTGCGCAAGGCGAAGAGGATGGCGAAGACGAGGACGACAGCGGCACTGACGACGGTCGCCGCGGCCGTCGCCGTCGCGGTCGTCGCGGTGGCCGCCGCGCCGGTTTCGACAGCCGTCCGCGCGAAACCTATAGCTGGGTGCGCGCCCGCACGCCGTCGCTTGAGGCGCCCTATGTCTGGATCGATCCGTTCGAGGAGCAGCAGAAGCGTTTTGAACAGCCCGCGCGTTCAGCCGACGCCTCGCGTGACGCTTTGAAGGAAGCCGCCTCGCCGCAAGCCGCCATAGCCGAGGCCGTGACCTCAGCGCTCGGTGCGGAAACGACGCAGCCAACCTCGCTGGTGCCGGAAAATACCGGTGCGCCGTCCGGTCGTCGTCCGCGCCCGCGTCGCAGTCGCAAGGGCGCACCGGAAGCAGTGACCATGATTGTCGATGAAGCCGCCGCCGCGAATGACACTGCCCCCATGCCCCTGACGCATGATGTCGATGTCGATCCGGAAGCGGCCTTCGCCGCCAGCGCGCCGCCCATGGTTGCCGTTGAGGACACCCCACCGGCGCGCAAGACACGCAGCCGCAAGAAGACAGCGGAAGCGGAAACGGTTGAGGCCGTGCCTGCGGAAACGGCCACCAAGCCGGTGAAGGCCAGGACATCACGCGCCAGGGCGGAAAAGAAGGTGTTGAAACCGGCGATAGCTGAACCGGTCATCACCGAAACCGTGGCGGTCGCGCCGCCGGAGCCGGAGGCGGTGCCGGAAGTGGTGGCAGCCATTGATCCGAACGAGATCAGCGCACCGCCGGAGAAGCCAAAACGCGGCTGGTGGCGCCGTTAA
- a CDS encoding M48 family metalloprotease, translating to MPAFQTLKRYAARMLIPTFLLTAAVFLPVSANAQDSQSIIRDTEVEAFLKTNTRPVLDAAGLDPDRVHYLLIASDELNAFATTGLRIGINTGTIMEADNPNQLFGVIAHETGHLSGGHMMRTDEIERAARAPMAISLGLGIVAALAGAPDAGLGLAASSQTFGTLGALHYMQTEESAADVAGVKAMEKAGMSAKGLVDFFYKFRNVETFSNAERYQFFITHPLSRERIQATTRLAQSQPHYNTPDNPETVKEFDIVKAKLSGFLDDPLKTYQKYPETDTSYPARYARVIATYKRGQWDQAITQLDQLIAEQPDNPYLWELKGQIYFETGRAALAVPAHLKSVELMPQAPLLQLNLGQALIAVGDKDSLNAAVAHLQQSIKYEEDDSFAWQQLAQAYDALNQPGLARLSTAEAQFYAGDYMAARTSAVWSQKYLDIKSPEYRRARDIVMTSSSEMGIDPVDRETQRRRKN from the coding sequence ATGCCGGCTTTTCAAACGCTGAAACGATATGCGGCACGGATGCTCATCCCGACCTTCCTGCTGACAGCCGCCGTTTTTTTGCCGGTCAGCGCCAATGCCCAGGACTCGCAAAGCATTATCCGCGATACCGAAGTTGAAGCCTTCCTCAAGACCAACACCCGTCCCGTGCTGGATGCCGCCGGTCTGGACCCCGATCGCGTCCATTACTTGCTGATCGCAAGCGATGAGCTGAACGCCTTCGCCACAACGGGCCTGCGCATCGGCATCAATACGGGCACCATCATGGAAGCCGACAATCCAAACCAGTTGTTCGGCGTCATCGCCCACGAAACCGGACACCTGAGCGGCGGCCATATGATGCGCACCGACGAGATTGAACGCGCCGCCCGCGCCCCCATGGCGATCTCGCTCGGCCTTGGCATTGTGGCGGCCCTGGCCGGTGCGCCGGATGCGGGCCTTGGCCTGGCGGCCAGTTCGCAGACCTTCGGCACACTTGGCGCCCTGCACTATATGCAGACGGAGGAATCCGCCGCCGATGTCGCCGGCGTCAAAGCCATGGAAAAAGCCGGCATGTCGGCCAAGGGGCTGGTCGATTTCTTCTACAAGTTCCGTAATGTCGAAACGTTCAGCAATGCCGAACGCTACCAGTTCTTCATCACGCACCCCCTTTCGCGCGAACGCATCCAGGCGACGACGCGCCTGGCGCAGTCGCAGCCGCACTACAACACGCCGGACAATCCGGAAACGGTGAAGGAATTCGACATCGTCAAGGCCAAGTTGTCCGGTTTTCTCGATGACCCGCTCAAGACCTACCAGAAGTACCCGGAAACCGACACCTCCTACCCGGCCCGTTATGCCCGCGTAATCGCCACCTACAAGCGCGGCCAATGGGATCAGGCGATCACACAGCTCGATCAACTGATCGCTGAGCAGCCGGACAATCCCTATCTGTGGGAATTGAAGGGGCAAATCTATTTCGAGACGGGCCGCGCGGCGCTGGCCGTGCCGGCACACCTGAAATCCGTTGAGCTGATGCCGCAGGCGCCCCTGCTGCAGCTCAATCTGGGCCAGGCCCTGATCGCGGTGGGTGACAAGGACAGCCTCAACGCCGCCGTGGCGCATCTTCAGCAATCGATCAAATACGAAGAGGATGACAGCTTCGCCTGGCAGCAACTGGCGCAGGCTTACGACGCTCTAAACCAACCGGGCCTCGCCCGTTTATCCACTGCGGAGGCGCAGTTCTATGCCGGCGACTATATGGCTGCCCGCACTTCCGCGGTATGGTCGCAGAAGTACCTCGACATCAAGTCGCCCGAATACCGCCGCGCCCGCGATATCGTGATGACCAGTTCCTCAGAAATGGGGATCGATCCGGTCGATCGGGAAACTCAGCGACGCCGCAAGAATTGA
- the aat gene encoding leucyl/phenylalanyl-tRNA--protein transferase, which yields MTDFTLDDLINCYRTGIFPMSDARDDDYLFLVDPPMRGVLPLDGFHVSTRLSRTVRRDLYTIRIDTAFTQIIELCAEEAQNRTSTWISHSIQALYQALFARGLAHSVEVWDKETLLGGLYGVSIGGAFFGESMVSRARDASKIALVHLVARLKAGGFTLLDCQFQTDHLRQFGVVEMPKAEYLEKLAAAIDLKTDFYDLPRTASGQMVMSILS from the coding sequence TTGACTGACTTTACACTCGATGACCTGATCAATTGCTACCGCACCGGCATATTTCCGATGTCGGATGCGCGCGATGATGATTATCTGTTCCTGGTCGATCCGCCCATGCGCGGCGTCCTGCCGCTGGATGGTTTTCATGTGTCGACACGACTGTCGCGCACGGTGCGGCGGGACTTGTACACCATTCGTATCGATACAGCCTTCACGCAGATTATCGAATTATGCGCCGAGGAGGCGCAGAACCGCACGTCCACCTGGATCAGTCATTCCATTCAGGCCCTCTATCAGGCGCTGTTTGCGCGCGGCCTGGCGCACAGCGTTGAAGTCTGGGACAAGGAAACTCTGCTGGGCGGGCTTTATGGCGTGTCGATCGGCGGTGCTTTTTTCGGAGAGAGCATGGTATCGCGCGCCCGCGACGCGTCGAAAATCGCCCTCGTCCATCTGGTGGCGCGGCTAAAGGCCGGCGGTTTCACTCTGCTCGATTGCCAGTTCCAGACCGATCATCTGCGTCAGTTCGGCGTGGTTGAAATGCCCAAGGCCGAATATCTGGAAAAACTGGCCGCCGCCATCGACCTTAAAACCGACTTTTATGACCTGCCGCGGACAGCTTCCGGCCAGATGGTCATGTCAATTTTGTCTTAG
- the accC gene encoding acetyl-CoA carboxylase biotin carboxylase subunit, whose translation MVKTFDKILIANRGEIALRVIRAAKEMGIATVAVHSEADRNAMHVHLADESVCIGPPAASKSYLNIPSIIAAAEITGAQAIHPGYGFLSENARFAEIVGAHGMTFIGPKPEHIRMMGDKITAKQAAKDSGIPVVPGSDGGVATVEEAMEAAEKIGFPLIIKAAAGGGGRGMKVAKDRESPAEQVMSAQTEAAAAFGDGTVYMERYLQKPRHIEIQVIADSHGNVVHLGERDCSLQRRHQKVLEEAPSPAIDKTARDKIGMIVVNAIKAIGYLGVGTIEFLYEDGEFFFIEMNTRLQVEHPVTEYVTGIDLVREQICIAEGYPLSFTQADIDMHGHSIEVRINAENARTFVPSPGTVTDFHAPGGLGVRMDSAVYNGYTIPPYYDSMIGKLIVHGRDRPEALARLKRALGETVVTGIDTTIPLFLDLLQEKDIQSGDYNIHWLENWIRAQEALANPA comes from the coding sequence ATGGTCAAGACATTCGATAAAATCCTGATCGCCAACCGTGGCGAGATCGCTCTTCGCGTCATCCGCGCCGCCAAGGAAATGGGCATAGCCACGGTCGCCGTCCACTCGGAAGCCGACCGCAACGCCATGCACGTCCATCTGGCCGATGAAAGCGTCTGCATCGGGCCGCCGGCCGCCAGCAAGTCCTACCTCAACATCCCGTCGATCATCGCCGCCGCCGAAATCACCGGCGCCCAGGCGATCCATCCGGGCTACGGCTTCCTGTCGGAAAACGCGCGATTCGCCGAGATCGTCGGCGCCCATGGCATGACCTTTATTGGCCCGAAGCCCGAACACATCCGCATGATGGGCGACAAGATCACCGCCAAACAGGCTGCCAAGGATTCAGGCATTCCCGTTGTTCCAGGTTCGGATGGCGGCGTCGCCACGGTCGAGGAAGCCATGGAAGCCGCCGAGAAGATCGGCTTCCCGCTGATCATCAAGGCCGCCGCCGGCGGTGGCGGACGCGGCATGAAGGTCGCCAAGGACCGCGAGTCCCCGGCTGAGCAGGTGATGAGCGCCCAAACAGAAGCTGCTGCTGCCTTCGGTGACGGCACGGTCTATATGGAGCGTTATCTTCAAAAGCCGCGCCATATCGAAATCCAGGTCATCGCCGACAGCCACGGCAATGTGGTCCATCTCGGTGAACGCGACTGCTCGCTGCAGCGCCGCCACCAGAAGGTGCTGGAAGAAGCCCCCTCGCCGGCCATTGACAAGACGGCGCGCGACAAGATCGGCATGATCGTCGTCAACGCCATCAAGGCGATTGGCTATCTAGGCGTCGGCACCATCGAGTTCCTCTATGAAGACGGTGAGTTCTTCTTCATCGAAATGAACACACGCCTCCAGGTCGAGCACCCGGTCACCGAATATGTCACTGGTATCGATCTGGTGCGCGAACAGATCTGTATCGCCGAGGGCTATCCGCTGAGCTTCACGCAGGCCGATATCGATATGCACGGCCACTCGATCGAAGTCCGCATCAATGCCGAAAACGCACGTACCTTCGTGCCGTCTCCTGGCACGGTAACGGATTTCCATGCGCCCGGTGGCCTGGGCGTGCGCATGGATTCGGCGGTCTATAACGGCTACACCATCCCGCCCTACTATGACTCGATGATCGGCAAGCTGATCGTTCACGGCCGCGATCGTCCGGAAGCCCTGGCCCGCCTGAAACGCGCCCTGGGTGAAACCGTGGTCACCGGCATCGACACCACCATTCCCCTGTTCCTCGACCTGTTGCAGGAAAAAGATATTCAGTCCGGCGATTACAATATTCACTGGCTGGAAAACTGGATCAGAGCGCAGGAAGCTCTGGCCAATCCAGCCTGA
- the aroQ gene encoding type II 3-dehydroquinate dehydratase, with protein sequence MSKPIYVLNGPNLNLLGVREPEIYGHDTLSDIESRCQALLEGTGHGLVFRQSNHEGELVDWIQEARVQADALIINPAAYTHTSVALYDALKALSIPIIECHLSNPHAREPFRHHSYVSMAAKGVIAGFGSIGYELAVRAVLSLVKQ encoded by the coding sequence ATGTCCAAGCCCATATATGTCCTCAATGGTCCAAACCTCAACCTCCTTGGGGTCCGTGAGCCGGAAATTTATGGTCATGACACGCTTTCGGATATCGAATCGCGCTGCCAGGCCCTGCTTGAAGGCACGGGCCATGGTCTCGTCTTCAGGCAAAGCAATCATGAAGGCGAACTGGTCGACTGGATTCAGGAAGCCCGTGTACAAGCGGATGCCCTGATCATCAATCCGGCCGCCTATACCCACACCTCGGTCGCGCTCTACGATGCCCTTAAGGCCCTGAGCATACCGATCATCGAATGCCACCTCTCCAATCCCCATGCTCGCGAGCCTTTCCGGCATCACTCATATGTGTCGATGGCCGCCAAAGGGGTTATTGCAGGATTTGGCTCCATTGGTTATGAACTGGCCGTTCGCGCCGTTCTGTCCCTCGTTAAACAGTAG
- a CDS encoding thiazole synthase: MDDQSLISDTWTVAGRTFTSRLIVGTGKYKDYAQNAAAARASGAEIVTVAVRRVNLTDTSQPMLMDYVKQDEFTYLPNTAGCFTGEDAVRTLRLAREAGGWNLVKLEVLSDPKTLYPDMEETLRSLKLLVKDGFDVMVYCSDDPVYARKLEEAGAAAIMPLAAPIGSGPGIQNPVTLRIIIENAKVPVLVDAGVGTASEAAEAMELGCDAVLMNTAIAEAKDPIRMARAMKYAVMAGRDAYLAGRMPRKLYADPSSPLAGLI, encoded by the coding sequence ATGGATGATCAATCTCTCATTAGCGACACATGGACCGTTGCCGGCCGCACCTTTACCTCGCGCCTGATCGTCGGCACCGGCAAGTACAAGGATTACGCCCAGAACGCCGCGGCTGCGCGGGCGTCTGGCGCCGAGATCGTTACCGTGGCGGTGCGCCGCGTCAATTTGACCGATACCAGCCAGCCGATGCTGATGGACTATGTGAAGCAGGATGAATTCACCTACCTCCCGAATACGGCCGGTTGCTTTACCGGCGAGGATGCGGTGCGTACCCTGCGCCTGGCGCGCGAGGCCGGCGGCTGGAACCTGGTCAAGCTGGAAGTCCTGTCCGATCCCAAGACCCTCTATCCGGACATGGAAGAAACCCTGCGGTCGCTGAAACTGCTGGTCAAGGATGGCTTCGACGTCATGGTCTATTGCTCGGACGATCCGGTCTATGCCCGCAAGCTGGAAGAAGCCGGTGCGGCCGCCATCATGCCGCTGGCCGCGCCAATCGGCTCGGGCCCGGGCATCCAGAACCCGGTGACCCTGCGCATCATCATCGAGAACGCCAAGGTGCCGGTGCTGGTCGATGCCGGGGTGGGCACGGCATCGGAAGCGGCCGAGGCTATGGAACTGGGATGCGACGCGGTGCTGATGAATACCGCTATCGCCGAGGCGAAAGACCCGATCCGCATGGCGCGCGCCATGAAATATGCGGTCATGGCCGGACGGGATGCCTACCTCGCCGGTCGAATGCCGCGCAAGCTCTATGCCGATCCGTCTTCGCCTCTGGCGGGGTTGATCTAA